TTTAATAAGGTCTCCTTCGTTGTATTCTTTTAAAAGTCTAATGTTTTCAGTCCAAAAAACAACTTTAATAGAACCAGTATCATCAGCAATTGTTAAATTACAAAGTTTACCATCCTTATTTTTACTTTGGAATGATTTAGGATTAGACATCTGCATAATCCTACCAGCAATATTTACATCCCTACGTTGATCTAACAATTCATCAATTTTAATAATGTCACTGTCTTCATCACTAGTAATCTGATCAACATCTTGTTCAGAGGATAATTTACCAATTATCATCTCAGCAGCAGACATTTCATTATAAAAAGGATTATCTTCATTTTCTTCCATTAATAATTCAATTTTTTTAAGGAAGTCTTCTTCAGAAATTTTATCTTTGACTTTTTCATATTCATTTCTTAAATTTTCTTCCATACCAAAACCCCTCATTGTAAGTTAATTATAATTTTAACTATGTGAGTATATAAATTATAAGTGACCCCATTTGAAAACTAATTTATTAAAAAAAATTTTATTTTTATAGACTAAAATTAGTAGATATTAGTTAATAAATTTTAATTAAAGGCATAAAAATGAAAAAATGAAAATGTGTTAAAGAATCAATAAGCATTAGGATTCTTTTTTAAAGCTGTTTTAATCATTATTCCTAAGTCTAAACCCATATGCCAGTTTTCTACATACTCAATATCATATTTTATACGTTTTTTAATTGAAGTATTTCCACGGCATCCATGGATTTGAGCCCATCCTGTTAAACCGGGTTTTACTTGATGTTTAATCATGTATTTTGGAATTGTTTCTTTAAAATCTTCAACAAAGTAAGGTCTTTCAGGTCTAGGACCAACAACACTCATATCTCCTTTTAAAACATTGAAAAATTGAGGAAGTTCGTCAATACTATTTTTTCTAATGAATGAACCAATTTTTGTTTTCCTAGGGTCATCTTCAGTTGTCCATTCAGATTTTTCCTCATTAGGATCCTGAACTTTCATACTCCTAAATTTATACATTGTAAAAGGTTCACCATGATATCCAATTCTTTCCTGTTTAAATATAATTGGTCCTTTAGAAGTTAACTTGATTAAAATAGCTGTAATAATCATTATTGGAGAAGTAATAATAATAGCTATAATAGCAACTGTATAATCAGTAATTCCTTTTAAGAGTTTGTTGAAACTGTCATCTAATGGAACATATCTGATGTTAATAATCGGTAAATCTTCAATCATGTCCACAGATGGTCTTGCTGGGAAATATTTATAGTAATCAGGAATAATCTCTGCTTTTATCCCTACTTTTTCACAGCTATTTACCAAT
This region of Methanobrevibacter woesei genomic DNA includes:
- a CDS encoding undecaprenyl-phosphate glucose phosphotransferase codes for the protein MIKQNQRVLNAAFVVLDAFVICVSLLCAWWLRFKTTLFGPIGGHLGFEQYALFLVLAVLPTYLILYFSFGLYKPFRTHKTIFNEATQIIKVNIVAFVVLVAILFIINQPNFSRIMLFLLAFVGAFFGIVERFIVRSALRHLRSNNKNLKHILVVGDNELAFNFARKIRNNPYLGFSVAGFLGRANRVGMEIEGSKIIGSFNDLDDILEKNTFDRVVLAIPLKYYYRIDGLVNSCEKVGIKAEIIPDYYKYFPARPSVDMIEDLPIINIRYVPLDDSFNKLLKGITDYTVAIIAIIITSPIMIITAILIKLTSKGPIIFKQERIGYHGEPFTMYKFRSMKVQDPNEEKSEWTTEDDPRKTKIGSFIRKNSIDELPQFFNVLKGDMSVVGPRPERPYFVEDFKETIPKYMIKHQVKPGLTGWAQIHGCRGNTSIKKRIKYDIEYVENWHMGLDLGIMIKTALKKNPNAY